A region of the Peredibacter starrii genome:
TTCTGCGGAAGTTTGCGAACTAATTCGAGCATCTCTTCAATTGAATCGGAGTGACGAAGATCAATTACCGCATGATTCGGAAACTCTCTCAATTGATATTGGAAGATTCGTTCATCACATAAAGTACCCGGTAGGAAAACACAGAAGCTCGAGATCATTTCGTGAGACCCATCTCAGTTAGGATCTCCATCGTTGTGTCTCGCATTCTCGGACCACCCGGAGTTTTCTGATCTTCTAGATCAGTTCCGTTGCCAGCAAAAACATAAGTTTTATCGCCGTTCTTTAAAACGCCAACAAACCAACCGAACATTTTACCAGGTTTCGCCATACAATCATGCCCTTTTACACATCCCGTCCCAGTCTTACCGTAAAGATCAGCGTTTCCCAGCTTTTTGATGAACATCACTTTCTTCGTGAGATTTGTAGCACTCTCTGAAGCGAGTTTACCGTTCCAGAAATTTGTCAGGAAGTTTACTTGTTCGCGAGGAGAGATCCTTAAGCTCGATGTGACCCAGGCCGTTTTCATTCCACCTGAAAAATCTTTATTACCGTAGTTGTATTTTTCTAAGAGATCATGAATCGTTTTCTCACCTAACTGAGGCATAATCCATTCAGTT
Encoded here:
- a CDS encoding penicillin-binding transpeptidase domain-containing protein is translated as MKILFFTLILVNTAFATVDFKKHFTDREACFTISDMSNGKVIAEYNSPRCDQRIPPNSSFKIAASLMAFDKGVFKDENQVIKWDGVKRDRPEINQDLTPMTFMSTSAKWVTEWIMPQLGEKTIHDLLEKYNYGNKDFSGGMKTAWVTSSLRISPREQVNFLTNFWNGKLASESATNLTKKVMFIKKLGNADLYGKTGTGCVKGHDCMAKPGKMFGWFVGVLKNGDKTYVFAGNGTDLEDQKTPGGPRMRDTTMEILTEMGLTK